One bacterium genomic region harbors:
- a CDS encoding DUF3566 domain-containing protein: MATVRRVRRVIRKFDPWTVFKVSLLLHVVFAAATLIGLLLMWSLVERAGIPASLDRFLITISLVDEGSVFFDNGSRFTRVAIFFSVVFGAAMTLLTTLAAVFYNLTSDVVGGVEVVMLEETLQVPAPPMPDPPGPDPDVSPEDSAEMPTLAK, from the coding sequence ATGGCGACCGTGCGGCGGGTGCGGCGGGTGATCCGCAAGTTCGACCCGTGGACGGTGTTCAAGGTGTCGCTCCTGCTGCACGTGGTATTCGCAGCCGCCACCCTGATCGGCCTGCTCCTCATGTGGTCCCTGGTGGAGAGGGCCGGCATTCCCGCCTCGCTCGACCGGTTCCTGATCACTATCAGCCTGGTTGACGAGGGCTCGGTCTTCTTCGACAACGGCAGCCGGTTCACCCGGGTGGCCATCTTCTTCTCGGTGGTGTTCGGGGCGGCGATGACCCTGCTGACCACGCTGGCGGCGGTTTTCTACAACCTGACTTCCGACGTGGTGGGCGGCGTCGAGGTGGTCATGCTGGAGGAGACATTGCAGGTTCCGGCGCCACCGATGCCCGATCCTCCGGGTCCCGACCCGGACGTGTCACCCGAGGACTCCGCCGAGATGCCAACCCTGGCCAAGTGA
- a CDS encoding DUF3566 domain-containing protein has protein sequence MTEARLGAWSAPPTTQRRVRRILRKFDPWTVMKVSAVLSALAALGLVLLSVMLWAAISRLGLASAFDEAAARVALIEPGESLFKTGGEYLRGMILLAASWMAVTTATLTVGAVLYNLLADLVGGIEFTVLEEVPVDTSRHEAGRRPLVGGI, from the coding sequence GTGACCGAGGCGCGTCTGGGGGCCTGGTCCGCCCCGCCCACCACGCAACGCCGGGTTCGCCGGATTCTCCGCAAGTTCGATCCCTGGACGGTCATGAAGGTGTCCGCAGTCCTGTCCGCGCTGGCCGCACTCGGGCTGGTGCTGCTCTCGGTGATGCTCTGGGCGGCAATCTCCCGGCTCGGCCTCGCGTCCGCCTTCGACGAGGCGGCCGCCCGGGTGGCGCTGATCGAGCCCGGCGAGTCCCTCTTCAAGACGGGCGGTGAGTACCTGCGCGGCATGATCCTGCTGGCGGCCAGCTGGATGGCTGTAACCACGGCCACCCTGACCGTGGGGGCGGTGCTGTATAACCTGCTCGCGGACCTGGTCGGGGGGATCGAGTTCACGGTGCTGGAGGAGGTGCCGGTGGATACCTCCCGGCACGAGGCCGGGCGAAGACCACTCGTCGGAGGGATTTGA